AATGAATCATGTTAAAAGGTATGTTCTCAGGATTATATTGCGATTTTAATGGAGATAGTATTGTTTTTTAGGCTACATTTTGGCGAAATAAAAGCTCAAAAAGCGATATGTATATTAACAATGTTACATTCGTGTTTTTCTTTTTCTTTTTATTTATATATTCGTAAGTAAAATAGCATAATATTAGTACGAACCACTATAGTAATATGAATTTTTGCATATTTTGAAATTCAGTATATCCTCCGAAAACTTTTAATTGTATAATGTGTTTTGTTATATTTTTTTAGATTTTCCGACAAAAAATAACAAAAAATAGAAGACGTATTGGGAGAAGGCATTATGTACACAAAACTATTAAAATCAATTACATCATTATCACTAATAGGTGGCGCTTTATTATATACAAATGGCAGTGATGTGAAAGCTGCTGAAGCGGGCGTTTTTTCTGATGTGCCTACATCGCATTGGTCGTATCCGGCGATTAAAGATTTAGCGAGCAAAAATATTATTTCAGGTTATGGAAATGGGATATTTGGCTTTGGGGATGTTGCGACGAGGGAGCAAGTTGCAGCTTTAATTTATCGAGTGCTAGTGCCGAATAAGCAAGGCGGTTCGTTTAGTAATGATGGAACTCGTTATGTATTAAAAGATGGCTCTACGTTTAAAAATCCTTACGGTGATATTAATCGAGATTCTACAATGTTTCCAGAAGAGGTATTAACTTTAACGAATTTAGGGGTTTTTAAAGGTGATGAAAATGGCCGATTTAGACCTAAAGCTTCTGTGAGTCGTGCGGAAATGGCACAAATTCTTACAAATGCTTTTCATCTTGCTGCTAAACAAAAACATACATTTAATGATGTTCCAAGTCCATTTTGGGCAGAAAATGCGATTAGTGCGGTGCAATCAAACGGAATCGCAGATGGTACAGGCAACGGGGAATTTGAACCATATGGCACAGTAACACGTGAACAGTATGCACAGTTTTTATATAAAACTTTGAAATATAAAAATACTGATGTAAAGGATACAGGAGATGCGGCATTATTAACAGCGTTTAAAGACGAAGTACAAAAGCGTATTAATACATACGAAACGAATATTACACTTCCATATAAAACGAAAAATAGTAATAAAGAAGAAGTTATGAATACACTTTTTAACGCATATAAAGAAGTCGCAAATAAAAATGAGTATACAAATTATAATAGATCGAATGTTTCATACTCACTATCTGGATCGCCCGGGAATTATACGTTTACGCTACATATTACATATCGCGAAACGAAAGAACAAACCGAGTATGTGATGAAAGAAGCGAAAGCGATCGTTTCTTCTATTATTCAAGTCGGTATGGATGATCATGAAAAAGTGAAGGCGGTTCATGATTACGTAGTAAAACATGTTTCTTACGATACGTCTTATAAAGCGTATACAGCATATGAGGCACTCGTGAATCGTTCTGCCGTTTGCCAAGGTTACACACTATTAACCTATCAATTATTAAAAGAAGCTGGAATTGAGAATCACTTTGTAGTAGGAACTGGAGACGGTCAGCCTCATGCTTGGAATTTAGTTAAAATCGATAACAAATGGTACCATCTTGATACAACATTCGATGATCCTGTGCCAGATGAACAAGGGCGAGTAACATATTCTTATTTCAACTTATCAGATGAACAAATTGCAAGAAATCACGAGTGGAACCGCGGGGACTATCCGCAGGCTACAACAAATTATTATGATACACTTACAAATAAAATTGCAGGGGGTAGCTCGAAATCAGCTGCATACGGACAAATATT
This Bacillus mycoides DNA region includes the following protein-coding sequences:
- a CDS encoding S-layer homology domain-containing protein, giving the protein MYTKLLKSITSLSLIGGALLYTNGSDVKAAEAGVFSDVPTSHWSYPAIKDLASKNIISGYGNGIFGFGDVATREQVAALIYRVLVPNKQGGSFSNDGTRYVLKDGSTFKNPYGDINRDSTMFPEEVLTLTNLGVFKGDENGRFRPKASVSRAEMAQILTNAFHLAAKQKHTFNDVPSPFWAENAISAVQSNGIADGTGNGEFEPYGTVTREQYAQFLYKTLKYKNTDVKDTGDAALLTAFKDEVQKRINTYETNITLPYKTKNSNKEEVMNTLFNAYKEVANKNEYTNYNRSNVSYSLSGSPGNYTFTLHITYRETKEQTEYVMKEAKAIVSSIIQVGMDDHEKVKAVHDYVVKHVSYDTSYKAYTAYEALVNRSAVCQGYTLLTYQLLKEAGIENHFVVGTGDGQPHAWNLVKIDNKWYHLDTTFDDPVPDEQGRVTYSYFNLSDEQIARNHEWNRGDYPQATTNYYDTLTNKIAGGSSKSAAYGQILKDTKLNYLGNEYVANNYNELKSKMQQRYSAKPEKIEILYKQSMDGALQDVKKAIGEIRFPQGANRVSYKAEPYNAKEGYSLVTITFMY